In Pseudomonas fakonensis, one DNA window encodes the following:
- a CDS encoding YceI family protein, with translation MFKPSRLLPALLLPLFIGAGSPALANWHLDGESSRLSFVTGKNGNIAEVSRFLVLHGTVDRKGAAEVRIEMDSVSSGIPLRDERMRESLFEVERFAEGKVQAQIDLRPINDLADGAQLELRLPVSVTLHGQTHNYNTLLLATRLDERRFQVVTLEPLVLRAEDFGLLPGLETLRKAAGLKSINPSVPVSAVLIFNAR, from the coding sequence ATGTTCAAACCGTCCCGCCTGCTGCCCGCATTGCTGCTCCCCCTGTTCATCGGCGCAGGTTCGCCTGCCTTGGCCAACTGGCACCTGGACGGCGAGTCATCGCGGTTGTCCTTCGTCACCGGCAAGAACGGCAACATCGCCGAGGTCAGCCGCTTTTTGGTGCTGCATGGCACGGTCGACCGCAAGGGCGCGGCCGAGGTCCGCATCGAGATGGACTCGGTCAGCAGCGGCATCCCGCTGCGTGACGAGCGCATGCGCGAGAGCCTGTTCGAGGTTGAGCGCTTCGCCGAAGGCAAGGTGCAGGCGCAGATAGACCTGCGCCCGATCAACGACCTGGCCGACGGCGCGCAGCTGGAACTGCGCCTGCCGGTGAGCGTCACCCTGCATGGGCAGACCCACAACTACAACACGTTGTTGCTGGCCACTCGCCTGGACGAGCGGCGCTTCCAGGTGGTGACCCTGGAGCCACTGGTGCTGCGCGCCGAGGACTTCGGCCTGTTGCCGGGCCTGGAAACCCTGCGCAAGGCCGCCGGGCTCAAGTCGATCAACCCGTCGGTGCCGGTGAGCGCGGTGCTGATTTTCAACGCCCGCTGA
- a CDS encoding phospholipase D-like domain-containing protein: MPGPVFPWRDGNQFELLIDGPEFFPRMLLAIVRAEFQVDLELYLVEGGACAEAVVEALEQAARRGVRVRCLFDDYGSLAFPSVLRERLLAAGVYLRWYNRLRWRRGLRNLYRDHRKLLLVDERWAVVGGTGVTDEFWQPEQPVSEWHEVMVHMHGPIVSDWQLLFDRQWHANQRRTAWRPPENFGLPRLPKVPAQGEGMGRVAYADARQHKDILHALVRALNSGQRRIWLATPYFLPTFSVRRSLRRAAQKGLDVRLLLTGPRTDHPAVRYAGHRYYPRLLRAGVRIFEYQPCFLHLKMVLVDDWVSVGSCNFDHWNLRFNLEANVEALDPPLTAAVAASFERDFALSEEVDLAHWHARPLWRRVKQRVWGWLDRLVANLLDRRD, encoded by the coding sequence ATGCCGGGGCCGGTCTTCCCCTGGCGGGATGGCAACCAGTTCGAACTGCTGATCGACGGCCCCGAGTTCTTTCCGCGCATGCTCCTGGCGATCGTGCGTGCCGAGTTCCAGGTGGACCTGGAGCTGTACCTGGTCGAAGGCGGCGCCTGCGCCGAAGCCGTGGTCGAGGCCCTGGAGCAGGCCGCGCGGCGCGGCGTGCGGGTGCGCTGCCTGTTCGATGACTACGGCTCGCTGGCTTTCCCCAGCGTGCTGCGCGAGCGCCTGCTGGCGGCCGGCGTGTACCTGCGCTGGTACAACCGCCTGCGCTGGCGCCGGGGCTTGCGCAACCTGTACCGCGACCACCGCAAGCTGCTGCTGGTGGACGAGCGCTGGGCCGTGGTGGGGGGGACCGGGGTAACCGACGAGTTCTGGCAGCCTGAGCAGCCGGTGAGCGAATGGCACGAGGTGATGGTGCATATGCATGGGCCGATCGTCAGCGACTGGCAGTTGCTGTTCGACCGCCAGTGGCATGCCAACCAGCGCCGTACCGCCTGGCGCCCGCCAGAAAACTTCGGCCTGCCGCGCCTGCCCAAGGTACCGGCCCAGGGCGAGGGCATGGGCCGGGTGGCCTATGCCGACGCCCGCCAGCACAAGGACATTCTGCATGCCTTGGTGCGCGCGCTGAACAGCGGCCAGCGGCGCATCTGGCTGGCCACGCCGTATTTTTTGCCCACCTTCAGCGTGCGCCGCTCGCTGCGGCGCGCCGCGCAAAAAGGCCTGGACGTGCGCCTGCTGCTCACCGGCCCGCGCACCGACCACCCGGCGGTGCGCTACGCTGGCCACCGCTACTACCCGCGCCTTTTGCGCGCCGGGGTGCGGATCTTCGAATACCAGCCGTGCTTTTTGCACCTGAAGATGGTGCTGGTGGATGACTGGGTGAGCGTGGGCTCGTGCAACTTCGATCACTGGAACCTGCGCTTCAACCTCGAGGCCAACGTCGAAGCGCTGGACCCGCCGCTGACGGCGGCAGTGGCGGCCAGTTTCGAGCGGGATTTTGCCTTGAGCGAAGAAGTCGACCTGGCCCACTGGCATGCGCGGCCCTTGTGGCGGCGCGTGAAGCAGCGGGTGTGGGGCTGGCTGGATCGGTTGGTGGCCAACCTGCTGGACCGCCGCGACTAG